The following are encoded in a window of Oncorhynchus mykiss isolate Arlee chromosome 11, USDA_OmykA_1.1, whole genome shotgun sequence genomic DNA:
- the LOC110536389 gene encoding heat shock protein beta-8, whose protein sequence is MAEDFYTLGTLGSRQRAPRDPFRESPSLASRFMDDDFGMSPFPEDMSMDWPGWARPSRLSTRLSAPFTGTLRTGFPPTRASTGQPPVYSTRYSESPRSSPTQTPGEPWKVCVNVHSFKPEELNIKTKDGFVEVSGKHEEKQEEGGIVTKNFTKKIQIPTDVDPVTVFASLSPEGVLIIEARQSPPYYLFSNEGPQGEMEEASQSQEARPQEAAMV, encoded by the exons ATGGCAGAAGACTTCTACACTCTGGGAACGCTGGGGAGTAGGCAGAGGGCCCCCCGAGACCCTTTCAGAGAGAGTCCGTCACTGGCCTCTCGGTTTATGGACGATGACTTTGGGATGTCCCCTTTCCCTGAAGACATGTCAATGGACTGGCCCGGTTGGGCCCGGCCTAGCCGGCTCAGCACGCGGCTTTCCGCACCATTCACGGGCACTCTGCGCACAGGGTTTCCACCAACGCGTGCATCAACTGGGCAGCCGCCTGTGTACAGCACGAGATACAGCGAGTCCCCCCGCAGCTCTCCGACCCAGACGCCGGGAGAGCCGTGGAAAGTTTGTGTGAACGTCCACAGCTTCAAACCAGAGGAACTTAACATCAAAACCAAAGATGGGTTTGTAGAAGTATCAG GTAAACATGAAGAGAAGCAGGAGGAAGGAGGCATCGTGACAAAGAACTTCACAAAGAAGATACA GATTCCAACCGACGTTGACCCTGTGACGGTCTTCGCCTCCTTGTCGCCAGAGGGGGTGTTGATCATCGAGGCGCGGCAGAGCCCTCCATACTACCTCTTCAGTAACGAAGGTccccagggagagatggaggaggccAGCCAGAGCCAAGAGGCCAGGCCCCAGGAGGCCGCCATGGTCTAG
- the LOC110536388 gene encoding heat shock protein 67B1: MTEQTKAAAPSAPGAPSRPHYSRDFFWSPLWSWWQQPTPSSLLPNQDFGLPPFLEAGDLRDLSWMDNIHRLLAASSWTGYIPSLPLLVPSFPAPASSMHQLAPKLSRVESAGLKGLSEVRVEGHNWRITLDVSHFSPAEITLRTRSGFLEIGGTHEERPDEHGFVARRFTRRYMLPIGIVSNTIRSSLSGDGILTVEASLPDPSIPDDIIIPIQVEKETIREEGEEGGAKPEETTVADTDSQPSPSAPSVAPVTLEAPDFTPAEPGTMLPTEAPKDGDKLAQEVPGEEAQPDSTTAGPKSHEEGRGGAEEGETHTKPAGEMETDPREHADKEGKEGEGLPDPTEPFEHLDAPDSPDTVTSDRGEHETDPAQDHDEEPQHSEGSVEAAEAPPQPEEHEPGMSPSEEGAHHSQELEVPEHPDMEQQAYTK, translated from the exons ATGACCGAGCAGACCAAAGCAGCGGCCCCATCGGCACCAGGGGCCCCATCACGTCCTCACTACTCTAGGGACTTCTTCTGGTCCCCCCTGTGGAGCTGGTGGCAGCAGCCCACCCCTAGCAGCCTCCTTCCCAACCAGGATTTCGGCCTGCCACCATTCCTAGAGGCCGGTGACCTCCGTGACCTCAGCTGGATGGATAACATCCATAGACTCCTGGCAGCCAGCTCCTGGACTGGGTACattccctctctgcccctcttggTGCCCTCCTTTCCAGCCCCGGCCTCCTCAATGCACCAGCTAGCCCCCAAGCTGAGCAGGGTAGAGTCTGCAGGGTTGAAGGGGCTGTCGGAGGTCCGGGTGGAGGGGCACAATTGGAGGATCACCCTGGATGTCAGTCACTTCTCCCCGGCAGAGATCACTCTCAGAACCCGCAGCGGCTTCCTGGAGATCGGAG GGACTCATGAAGAGAGACCAGATGAGCATGGTTTTGTTGCTAGACGTTTCACCAGGAGATACAT GCTCCCGATAGGTATTGTCTCTAATACCATACGATCCTCTCTGTCCGGCGATGGAATTCTGACTGTAGAGGCTTCACTTCCTGATCCCAGCATCCCCGATGACATCATCATTCCCATTCAG gtggagaaggagaccataagagaagagggagaggagggtggagctaagccagagGAGACTACCGTAGCTGACACAGACTCCCAGCCTTCTCCATCTGCCCCTTCTGTGGCCCCTGTAACCCTGGAGGCGCCTGACTTCACTCCCGCAGAGCCTGGCACCATGCTCCCCACAGAGGCACCCAAGGATGGGGACAAGTTAGCACAGGAGGTCCCTGGAGAAGAGGCTCAGCCAGACAGCACCACAGCTGGGCCAAAGAGCCacgaggaagggagaggaggagcagaggagggggagacacaCACTAAGCcagctggagagatggagacagacccCCGAGAGCATGCAGATAaagagggaaaagagggagaagggCTTCCAGATCCCACAGAGCCCTTTGAGCACCTTGATGCCCCTGACTCCCCAGACACAGTCACGTCCGACCGCGGGGAACACGAAACAGACCCAGCCCAAGACCATGACGAAGAGCCCCAGCACTCGGAGGGCTCAGTGGAGGCAGCCGAGGCCCCGCCCCAACCTGAGGAGCACGAGCCAGGCATGAGTCCATCAGAGGAGGGGGCCCACCACTCTCAGGAGCTGGAGGTTCCAGAGCACCCTGATATGGAGCAACAGGCATAcaccaagtag